One genomic window of Terriglobales bacterium includes the following:
- a CDS encoding glycosyltransferase family 4 protein: MRIAIIAPPFISVPPKVYGGTELFVAELAAGLKELGMDVVVYANGESTLDVEVRALYPKGEWPIKGEIYDNLKDVNHTSWAVRDAAQSCDLIHINNVPGLACSRFVDPRFVYTIHHPHLEGLSAFYQYFPEVNFVTISDFQRRMEKMPHMQTIHHGIDMSLYELRRKKQPYLSFLGRIAPIKGTHLAIQAAKQAGIPLKIAGEVQPLFRDYFEQEIKPHIDGKSVEFIGSADIATKNELLGNSLAMLFPIQWDEPFGLVMLEAMACGTPVLALPGGAVEEVVLDGISGYICHSVQEMTERARNIEGTIPPATIRQYVSERFSLERMVSQYAKLYDQILAGTKAPAAAEVTEIPVKNRAIA, encoded by the coding sequence GTGAGAATAGCCATCATCGCGCCGCCGTTCATCAGTGTTCCGCCAAAGGTGTATGGGGGAACAGAATTGTTCGTCGCCGAATTAGCTGCCGGCCTCAAAGAATTAGGAATGGATGTAGTGGTGTATGCCAATGGCGAATCAACTCTGGATGTGGAGGTCCGGGCGTTGTACCCCAAAGGGGAGTGGCCGATTAAGGGTGAGATTTACGACAATTTGAAAGACGTAAACCATACCTCCTGGGCAGTGCGCGACGCCGCGCAAAGCTGCGACCTAATTCACATCAACAATGTACCGGGGCTGGCATGCTCCCGTTTTGTAGATCCCCGTTTTGTCTACACGATTCACCATCCTCACCTTGAAGGGTTGAGTGCGTTCTATCAATACTTCCCTGAAGTGAATTTCGTGACCATCAGTGATTTCCAGCGGCGAATGGAAAAGATGCCGCACATGCAGACCATCCATCACGGAATTGATATGTCCCTCTATGAACTGCGTCGCAAGAAGCAACCGTATTTGAGCTTTCTCGGACGCATCGCCCCCATCAAGGGAACTCATTTGGCGATTCAGGCAGCAAAGCAGGCCGGTATACCGTTGAAAATCGCGGGCGAGGTCCAGCCCCTGTTCCGTGACTATTTCGAGCAGGAGATAAAGCCGCATATTGACGGTAAATCGGTTGAATTCATTGGCTCAGCCGACATCGCGACCAAGAACGAACTGTTAGGGAACTCCCTGGCGATGCTGTTTCCGATCCAATGGGATGAACCATTTGGCTTAGTGATGCTCGAAGCGATGGCCTGCGGAACGCCGGTTCTGGCGCTGCCCGGAGGTGCGGTGGAAGAAGTAGTCCTGGATGGAATCAGTGGCTACATTTGCCATTCTGTGCAGGAAATGACAGAGCGGGCAAGGAATATCGAAGGTACCATCCCGCCGGCTACTATCAGGCAATATGTAAGCGAGCGGTTTTCGCTGGAGCGCATGGTCTCGCAATACGCCAAGCTGTATGATCAGATCCTTGCGGGGACGAAAGCTCCCGCTGCCGCCGAGGTCACCGAAATACCTGTTAAAAACCGCGCCATAGCATGA
- a CDS encoding glycosyltransferase: protein MKIVIFGLSITSAWGNGHATTFRALAKALHARGHRVVFFEKDLEWYASNRDLPEPEFCSVRIFDDWGSIVPEVRGQLRDCDVAMVGSYFPEGINAVDEMLDSAAPVKTFYDIDTPVTLDQLRASGHTDYLLKEQIPGLDLYFSFTGGPMLRELQHRFGASRAVPLYCSVDPQQYHSWPVHKRYECDMSYMGTYAPDRQPKIEQFFCDPARRSPNSRFLIAGPQYPRNLRWPSNARRINHLNPRWHPRFYSSSRLTLNVTRRAMVQAGYSPSVRLFEAAACGATIVSDNWPGLDTFFAPGREILLPTGGEDVVRFLSAPEDELRAIGRAGQERVLAEHTSEKRAQQFEQFISAVKATPAVAQARVREDALVA from the coding sequence ATGAAAATCGTAATCTTCGGCTTATCAATAACCTCGGCATGGGGGAATGGTCACGCCACAACCTTTCGCGCTCTGGCGAAGGCATTGCACGCTCGCGGCCACCGCGTCGTATTTTTCGAGAAAGACCTGGAGTGGTACGCCTCCAACCGCGACCTGCCGGAGCCAGAGTTCTGCTCGGTCCGAATTTTCGACGATTGGGGCAGTATCGTCCCCGAAGTCCGCGGGCAGCTGCGCGATTGTGACGTTGCCATGGTGGGGTCGTATTTTCCCGAGGGCATCAATGCCGTTGACGAGATGCTGGATTCAGCAGCGCCGGTCAAGACTTTCTATGACATTGACACGCCCGTAACTCTCGACCAGCTGCGCGCCTCCGGCCATACCGATTACTTGCTGAAAGAGCAGATACCCGGTCTTGATCTTTACTTCAGTTTTACAGGCGGCCCTATGTTGCGGGAACTGCAGCACAGGTTCGGCGCTTCACGAGCCGTTCCGCTGTACTGTTCCGTGGATCCGCAACAGTATCACTCATGGCCGGTGCATAAGCGATACGAGTGCGACATGAGCTACATGGGTACATATGCCCCCGACCGACAGCCTAAAATCGAGCAGTTTTTCTGTGATCCGGCCCGCAGGTCGCCAAACTCGAGATTTCTTATTGCAGGTCCACAGTATCCACGTAACTTGCGCTGGCCATCAAACGCGCGAAGAATTAATCACTTGAATCCGCGCTGGCATCCGCGTTTCTATAGTTCATCTCGGCTCACCCTCAACGTCACACGGCGCGCCATGGTGCAGGCGGGCTATTCACCATCGGTCCGCCTGTTCGAAGCAGCCGCCTGCGGCGCCACGATTGTCTCCGACAATTGGCCAGGACTTGATACCTTCTTCGCTCCAGGAAGAGAAATTCTTCTGCCCACAGGTGGTGAGGACGTGGTGCGCTTCCTTTCCGCGCCGGAAGACGAACTGCGTGCGATCGGTAGAGCTGGACAAGAACGCGTGCTTGCCGAGCACACCTCAGAAAAACGAGCGCAACAGTTTGAGCAGTTTATTTCTGCGGTGAAGGCCACTCCCGCAGTAGCTCAGGCCAGAGTTCGTGAAGACGCGTTGGTTGCGTGA
- a CDS encoding tetratricopeptide repeat protein has translation MDRMAMLKQAVEQNPNDAFARYGLAMEYSRSGQVENALAEFAKLLEAHPDYTAGYFMAAQALARADRIAEARKMLQDGIASAERTRNAHARSEMEAMLQELGD, from the coding sequence ATGGATCGTATGGCAATGCTGAAGCAGGCGGTCGAACAGAACCCAAACGACGCCTTCGCGCGTTATGGTCTGGCGATGGAATATTCCCGCAGCGGCCAGGTGGAGAATGCGCTCGCAGAGTTTGCCAAGTTGCTGGAGGCGCATCCGGACTACACGGCGGGCTACTTCATGGCAGCGCAGGCGCTGGCCCGCGCGGATCGCATTGCTGAAGCACGCAAGATGCTGCAAGACGGCATTGCGTCCGCCGAGCGTACGCGAAATGCGCACGCAAGGTCGGAGATGGAGGCGATGCTGCAGGAACTGGGAGATTGA
- a CDS encoding acyl-CoA thioesterase, whose product MAEIVLPNDANPLNALLGGRLMHWMDLAGALAAHRHSRNYVVTASIDHLDFLVPVRVGDLVILRSSVNRAFHTSMEVGVKVWVENYIAANRQHVSSAYLTFVAIDRDGRHLPVPQVIPETEEEKRRFEDAGRRRKIRQAERSRRGGNASA is encoded by the coding sequence ATGGCTGAAATCGTGCTCCCCAACGATGCCAACCCTCTCAATGCATTACTCGGTGGCCGCCTCATGCATTGGATGGATTTGGCGGGAGCCCTGGCCGCCCATCGTCATTCCCGGAATTACGTGGTGACGGCCTCTATCGATCACCTGGATTTCTTAGTGCCCGTGCGCGTGGGAGACCTGGTGATCCTACGCTCGTCCGTGAACCGCGCCTTTCACACCTCTATGGAGGTAGGCGTAAAAGTTTGGGTGGAGAATTACATCGCTGCGAATCGTCAGCATGTGAGCTCGGCATATCTCACGTTTGTGGCAATTGACCGCGACGGCCGCCACCTTCCGGTCCCACAAGTCATACCCGAGACCGAAGAAGAGAAGCGCCGGTTCGAAGATGCCGGACGCCGACGTAAGATCCGTCAGGCTGAGCGCTCACGCCGTGGTGGCAATGCATCCGCGTAG
- a CDS encoding SDR family NAD(P)-dependent oxidoreductase, with protein MEISLSGQAVVITGASMGIGEALAKIFAEHRARIVLSSRDMARAEAARQRIGYTEQTIALACDVRNREEIDRLVGLTIHHFGRIDVWINNAGHGLADSVAEMDMAACRDMFDTNFFGTVQAMQAVIPIMKRQGSGAIINISSVAGHIPLPYSAAYSATKFAMNAIGKAARAELAKTGVHVMTVCPGYVRTNFSVNRVQGVDRKELRPPSQTGIRPERVARAVLNGYVKRKREVVVPWRDKIFIKLYQLLPGLVEGSMARMVRPAAEESSAASK; from the coding sequence ATGGAGATTTCACTCTCGGGCCAGGCAGTTGTTATCACCGGTGCGTCCATGGGGATTGGTGAGGCGCTGGCCAAGATTTTTGCTGAGCACCGGGCGCGCATCGTACTGTCTTCGCGCGACATGGCACGCGCGGAGGCAGCCCGGCAGCGAATCGGATACACCGAACAGACCATCGCGCTGGCCTGCGATGTTCGGAATCGGGAAGAGATTGATCGCCTGGTCGGGCTCACCATCCATCACTTCGGGCGCATTGATGTGTGGATCAACAACGCCGGGCACGGACTGGCCGACTCTGTGGCTGAGATGGACATGGCTGCATGTCGGGATATGTTCGATACGAATTTTTTTGGAACTGTTCAGGCAATGCAGGCTGTGATTCCCATAATGAAACGCCAGGGTTCGGGCGCCATAATTAATATTTCCAGCGTGGCCGGACATATCCCATTGCCGTACTCTGCCGCCTACAGCGCTACCAAATTTGCTATGAACGCGATCGGCAAGGCGGCGCGGGCAGAATTAGCTAAAACCGGCGTTCATGTGATGACAGTCTGCCCTGGATATGTGCGCACTAACTTCTCCGTAAATCGTGTCCAGGGTGTAGACCGCAAAGAACTCCGGCCGCCTTCCCAAACTGGTATCCGTCCGGAACGGGTGGCGCGAGCAGTGTTAAACGGATACGTGAAGCGTAAACGCGAAGTGGTTGTGCCCTGGCGGGATAAGATTTTCATAAAGCTCTACCAGTTGCTTCCCGGCCTGGTGGAGGGCTCAATGGCGCGGATGGTGCGGCCTGCCGCGGAAGAGAGCAGTGCTGCCTCCAAGTGA
- a CDS encoding LON peptidase substrate-binding domain-containing protein: MVVPLFPLEVVLFPDTPLPLHIFEPRYREMIGECLEEKKVFGVVRAKESSLAEIGCTAEILTVAKKYDDGRLDIVTEGRRRFRIQQVKHDRPFLQGEIEYFEDEASAVKPSDAKRALELYAEIAQLMGGESAPPDANEPQLSFVLAGTLPLDLDFKQTLLGLRSESERILGLIEYYEAVLPNLRRAVKAREKAGGNGHAG; the protein is encoded by the coding sequence GTGGTGGTGCCCTTGTTCCCCCTGGAAGTAGTGCTGTTTCCGGACACGCCCCTCCCCCTCCACATCTTCGAGCCGCGCTATCGAGAGATGATCGGCGAGTGCCTTGAGGAAAAGAAAGTGTTTGGCGTGGTGCGCGCCAAGGAGAGCAGCCTCGCGGAAATCGGCTGCACCGCGGAGATCCTCACCGTCGCCAAGAAGTATGACGATGGCCGCCTGGACATTGTCACTGAAGGCCGCCGCCGCTTTCGTATTCAGCAGGTCAAACACGATAGGCCGTTTCTTCAGGGGGAAATCGAATACTTTGAAGATGAGGCGAGCGCCGTGAAACCGAGCGATGCCAAGCGAGCGCTGGAGCTCTATGCCGAAATTGCTCAACTGATGGGTGGCGAGTCCGCCCCTCCCGACGCAAATGAACCGCAACTCTCCTTCGTTTTGGCAGGAACACTGCCCTTGGACCTCGATTTCAAACAAACCCTGCTGGGCCTGCGCTCCGAGTCCGAAAGAATTTTGGGACTGATCGAGTACTACGAAGCGGTACTGCCAAATCTGCGCCGTGCGGTCAAAGCACGCGAAAAGGCCGGCGGAAATGGCCACGCGGGTTGA
- a CDS encoding glycosyltransferase gives MKIFVFGSSLTSCYWNGAATYYRGIYKNLNALGHEITFAEPDIYDRQKNRDAGEINYAEVIIYKTPGDLDRMLAQAAGSDLVIKHSGVGADDEFLEREVLRLRSAATRVVFWDVDAPATLARIETHHEDPFRELIPQYDFIFTYGGGQPVVQHYLRFGARNCHPIYNALDPETHHPVPPDPDLGCDLVFVGNRLPDRERRMEEFFLRAAELAPEMQFVLGGEGWAGKRMPSNVRWIGHVGTGDHNRVNCSARMVLNINRDSMANVGFSPPTRVFEAAGAGACLITDAWSGIEQFFEPGCEILPAASASEIVNWLRSVDEKKAKAIGKAMRAHALRDHTYSLRAREVDSLLARNYATTEDKSQALVA, from the coding sequence ATGAAGATCTTTGTTTTCGGGTCCAGCCTGACTTCGTGCTACTGGAACGGAGCCGCAACGTACTATCGCGGCATTTACAAGAACCTGAACGCCCTCGGGCACGAAATCACTTTCGCTGAACCGGATATCTACGATCGCCAGAAGAACCGCGATGCTGGCGAGATCAATTATGCCGAGGTCATCATTTACAAGACGCCAGGTGACCTCGACCGAATGTTGGCTCAGGCCGCAGGTTCCGACCTGGTAATCAAGCACAGCGGGGTCGGTGCGGATGACGAATTTCTGGAACGCGAGGTGCTTCGATTGCGCTCCGCCGCTACCCGGGTTGTCTTTTGGGACGTGGATGCACCCGCCACATTGGCGCGAATCGAGACTCACCACGAAGATCCCTTTCGAGAGCTCATACCGCAGTATGACTTTATTTTTACTTATGGCGGCGGACAGCCGGTCGTGCAGCACTATTTGAGATTCGGGGCGCGAAACTGTCACCCCATCTACAACGCGCTCGACCCTGAAACCCACCATCCTGTGCCGCCCGATCCGGATTTGGGCTGTGATCTGGTTTTTGTAGGCAATCGCCTGCCCGATCGCGAGCGGCGGATGGAAGAGTTCTTTTTGCGGGCCGCCGAGCTGGCTCCGGAGATGCAATTCGTGCTCGGCGGAGAAGGCTGGGCTGGAAAGCGCATGCCTTCGAACGTGCGCTGGATTGGCCACGTGGGCACGGGCGATCACAACCGGGTGAATTGCTCTGCCCGAATGGTGCTTAACATCAACCGAGATTCCATGGCCAACGTCGGATTCTCTCCCCCAACCCGCGTATTCGAGGCCGCCGGGGCCGGCGCATGTCTTATCACTGACGCGTGGTCGGGAATCGAACAGTTTTTCGAGCCAGGGTGCGAGATATTGCCCGCTGCCTCTGCCTCAGAGATCGTCAACTGGCTGCGCAGTGTGGATGAGAAAAAGGCGAAAGCCATAGGCAAAGCTATGCGCGCCCATGCCTTGCGCGATCACACCTACTCGCTGCGTGCGCGAGAGGTGGACTCGCTCTTGGCCAGGAACTACGCCACAACTGAAGATAAATCACAAGCTCTGGTGGCCTGA
- a CDS encoding VWA domain-containing protein, which produces MKYIRYKKYVPDPASEMSMEDLLGALSDYLLQSGFQDQYMFYDFQDQEQTLEELRRAIEQALLEGDMLEDSMRERLQQLQMEGKLDELIEKLMERMEQEDYISIDQPHDPSQQSSVGGQIGQNQSQARFEITDKSLDFLGFRTLRDLLGSLGKSSFGRHDTRDLATGIEASGASKRYEFGDTLNLDITATLSSAIQREGLKLPLNLEYSDLQVHQCEYQSSCATVLMLDCSHSMILYGEDRFTPAKKVAMALSHLIRTQYPGDSLSLILFHDSAEEVPLSQLARVKVGPYYTNTREGLRLAQRILQRQRKDMKQIIMITDGKPSALTLEDGRIYKNAFGLDPLVVTQTLEEVAKCKRAGVLINTFMLASDYGLVQFVQKVTEMCRGKAYFTTPYTLGQYLLMDYMSRKTKTIH; this is translated from the coding sequence ATGAAGTACATCCGTTACAAAAAGTATGTTCCCGATCCGGCCTCCGAGATGAGCATGGAGGACCTGCTGGGCGCCCTGTCCGACTATCTCCTTCAGAGCGGGTTTCAAGATCAGTACATGTTCTACGACTTCCAGGACCAGGAACAGACCCTGGAAGAACTGCGCCGCGCCATTGAGCAGGCCTTGCTCGAAGGCGACATGCTGGAAGACTCAATGCGCGAGCGGCTGCAGCAGTTGCAAATGGAAGGCAAGCTCGATGAGTTGATCGAAAAGCTCATGGAGCGGATGGAGCAGGAAGACTACATCAGCATTGATCAGCCCCACGATCCTTCGCAACAGTCGAGCGTCGGCGGGCAGATCGGGCAGAACCAGTCGCAAGCGCGTTTCGAAATTACCGACAAGAGCCTGGACTTTCTCGGTTTCCGCACCTTGCGCGATCTTCTGGGTTCGTTGGGGAAATCAAGCTTTGGGCGGCACGACACTCGCGATCTGGCCACCGGTATCGAGGCCAGCGGAGCCTCCAAGCGCTACGAATTTGGGGACACTCTGAATCTGGACATTACCGCCACCCTTTCCAGCGCCATTCAACGCGAAGGACTCAAGCTGCCGCTCAATCTCGAATACTCCGACCTACAGGTGCACCAATGCGAGTACCAGTCGTCGTGTGCCACAGTGCTCATGCTCGATTGTTCGCATTCCATGATCCTCTACGGTGAAGACCGCTTCACGCCCGCCAAGAAAGTAGCCATGGCGTTGTCGCACCTGATTCGCACCCAGTACCCGGGAGACTCACTTTCCCTGATCTTGTTTCATGATTCCGCTGAGGAGGTGCCACTCTCGCAGTTAGCACGAGTTAAGGTCGGCCCCTATTACACCAATACGCGTGAGGGTTTACGCCTGGCGCAGCGCATCCTGCAACGCCAGCGTAAAGACATGAAGCAGATCATTATGATTACTGACGGCAAGCCTTCGGCTCTCACCCTGGAAGACGGCCGTATCTACAAAAATGCTTTTGGGCTCGATCCTCTGGTGGTGACTCAAACCTTGGAAGAAGTTGCCAAATGCAAGCGCGCCGGTGTGCTCATCAACACGTTTATGTTGGCGTCTGACTACGGCTTGGTTCAGTTCGTACAGAAAGTAACTGAGATGTGCCGCGGTAAAGCCTACTTCACTACGCCTTACACCCTTGGTCAATACCTGCTGATGGATTACATGTCACGTAAAACCAAGACCATCCACTAG
- a CDS encoding magnesium chelatase — MNLPRTLGELRRSSFSENRLRSRRVKDEMRENLVARLRQGGPLFPGIVGYEDTVIPQIVNAILSRHNFILLGLRGQAKSRILRALATLLDEQTPYIEGCEIHDNPYAPICRHCQDEIAKLGDAVPIAYLTAEHRYVEKLATPDVTIADLIGDIDPIKAARGGHQLSSELTVHYGLLPRANRGIFAINELPDLAGKIQVGLFNIMQEGDVQIKGYPIRLPLDVALVFTANPEDYTARGKIITPLKDRIGSEIRTHYPATVEEGIAITSQEAWTQRDGYQLHVPKYVREVIERIAFAAREDKKIDKRSGISQRLPISCMENVISNAERRAIRNQEKVVVPRVGDIYAAMPAITGKLELEYEGEMRGADNVARELIRSAIAKTFDEYFSGVNMQQVVQWFDLGGEIRMTDNAPTEKMFDELKNIQGLLDKLAALSIKNKEPQELQVSGAEFVLEGLYAHKRIGRSEERVFTAGEKQPRRQEKPFEREEPLPPRSRRPYN, encoded by the coding sequence ATGAATCTGCCGCGCACTCTGGGCGAATTGCGGCGCAGCTCGTTTTCTGAAAATCGGCTGCGCTCCCGCCGCGTAAAGGACGAAATGCGCGAAAACCTGGTGGCCAGGCTGCGCCAGGGCGGCCCACTATTTCCTGGCATCGTCGGTTACGAAGATACTGTCATCCCACAGATCGTTAATGCCATTCTTTCCCGTCATAATTTCATTTTGTTGGGACTTCGCGGCCAGGCCAAGAGCCGGATTTTGCGCGCGCTTGCCACCTTGCTGGACGAGCAGACGCCCTACATCGAGGGTTGCGAGATCCACGACAATCCTTACGCTCCGATTTGCCGCCATTGCCAGGATGAAATCGCCAAACTCGGCGACGCGGTACCCATTGCGTACTTGACTGCGGAACACCGCTACGTGGAGAAGCTGGCTACCCCGGACGTGACCATTGCTGATCTGATCGGCGACATTGATCCCATCAAAGCGGCCAGGGGCGGGCATCAGCTGAGCAGCGAGCTCACCGTCCATTACGGCTTGTTGCCCCGCGCTAATCGCGGAATCTTCGCCATCAACGAGCTGCCGGACCTTGCCGGCAAAATCCAGGTGGGATTATTCAACATCATGCAGGAAGGTGATGTGCAGATTAAGGGTTATCCCATCCGCCTGCCGTTGGATGTGGCGCTTGTGTTCACTGCCAACCCGGAAGACTATACCGCTCGGGGCAAGATCATCACCCCTCTCAAAGACCGGATTGGCTCTGAGATTCGGACCCACTATCCGGCCACCGTGGAAGAGGGAATCGCGATCACCAGCCAGGAAGCCTGGACGCAGCGCGACGGCTATCAGCTGCACGTCCCCAAGTACGTGCGCGAGGTCATCGAGCGTATCGCGTTCGCGGCCCGCGAGGACAAGAAAATTGATAAACGCTCCGGCATCAGTCAGCGATTGCCAATTTCCTGCATGGAGAATGTCATCTCCAATGCTGAGCGCCGCGCGATTCGCAACCAGGAAAAAGTCGTGGTGCCACGTGTCGGCGATATCTATGCCGCCATGCCGGCCATTACCGGCAAGCTGGAACTTGAGTACGAAGGCGAGATGCGCGGAGCTGACAATGTTGCTCGCGAGCTCATTCGTAGCGCCATCGCTAAGACCTTCGACGAATACTTCAGCGGTGTCAATATGCAGCAAGTGGTGCAGTGGTTCGATCTTGGTGGCGAAATTCGCATGACCGATAACGCTCCCACCGAAAAAATGTTCGATGAGCTCAAAAATATTCAGGGCCTCCTCGACAAACTCGCCGCTCTGAGCATCAAGAACAAAGAACCGCAGGAGCTGCAAGTCTCCGGCGCGGAGTTCGTGTTGGAAGGCCTTTACGCTCATAAGCGCATCGGCCGTAGCGAGGAGCGCGTCTTCACTGCCGGGGAGAAGCAGCCACGGCGGCAGGAGAAGCCCTTCGAGCGCGAAGAACCTCTGCCGCCACGCAGCAGAAGGCCCTATAACTGA
- a CDS encoding CDGSH iron-sulfur domain-containing protein: MPEVKIVVRKNGPYRVEAPLGSIELVDADGNAYDLSTKLKDGKLAFSLCRCGGSVTKPFCDGNHTKIGFQAAEAAVKKADDGQSPIGTKI, from the coding sequence ATGCCAGAGGTAAAAATCGTTGTCCGTAAAAATGGCCCGTACCGCGTAGAGGCGCCACTTGGTTCCATTGAACTAGTGGATGCCGATGGGAATGCGTACGACCTCAGCACCAAGTTGAAAGACGGCAAGCTGGCGTTCTCGTTGTGCCGTTGCGGCGGATCGGTAACGAAACCTTTTTGCGACGGCAACCACACGAAAATTGGTTTTCAGGCGGCTGAAGCGGCAGTCAAGAAGGCGGACGACGGTCAGAGTCCCATCGGCACAAAAATTTGA
- a CDS encoding amylo-alpha-1,6-glucosidase — protein sequence MSTRLSIPEDALVEIPSPHLARRRAFQSFEPRKVNNLTLIDGKTFLSTTVAGDIAPSGAPDVGFFHDDTRFLSHLELRIGGHRALMLSSGTENNYNSQIELTTANITLRNSFDLPENTIHVRREQLLANEVFFDRLTFENFNLSSVDLLVELTYDADFVDVFQVRGVAREAEGQYFQPIIHGNRLSFYYRGRDGILRYSVVEMSPAPDDLDEHIARWELKLPPLKKFSLEVTVTPFVEGRESRATGYDHAAKLRLRRQKYTEWRNDSTHFESSQGVFDAMLNTAIGDFHALQVPDRDQRTIAAGIPWFATIFGRDSIISSYQALSLNPQLATDTLRVLARYQGTEYNDWRDEEPGKILHEFRNGELTRSGEMPFGPYYGSVDATPLFLILLSETYNWTADDELVRELLPAAYRALDWIDRYGDLDGDGLIEYQRRSPKGLFNQGWKDSWDANMRADGSIAKPPIALVEVQGYVYDAKYRMASLLRSFGDTSRADRLKREATEMSKRLDKAFWMSGQNYYAMALDSQKKQVDVVSSNVGHLLFTRALSRERMRVVVERLMCDDMFTGWGWRTLSRAERVFNPLSYHRGSVWPHDNSLIAHGMALNEYRGPALRALTSLFEAALYFRDYRLPELFCGVQRGENDQPVHYPVSCSPQAWASGAMFLILSSVLGIRPSAQRRELNIINPELPEWLGQLHIRHLRVGKSRVSLDFTRSHDRTFCNVVGITGEKLLVNVAFKK from the coding sequence ATGAGCACGCGGCTCTCCATTCCCGAGGATGCGCTGGTCGAGATTCCATCTCCGCACCTGGCACGGCGGCGTGCGTTCCAAAGTTTTGAGCCGCGGAAAGTCAATAACCTCACCCTGATTGATGGGAAAACTTTTCTTTCCACTACCGTTGCCGGTGATATTGCGCCCTCGGGCGCGCCCGACGTCGGCTTCTTTCATGATGACACGCGCTTCCTCAGTCACCTTGAGTTAAGGATCGGCGGCCATCGTGCGCTGATGCTCTCGTCCGGTACAGAAAACAATTACAACTCACAAATCGAATTGACCACGGCCAACATTACTCTGCGCAATTCATTCGACCTCCCGGAAAACACTATCCACGTTCGCCGTGAGCAGTTGTTAGCCAACGAAGTCTTTTTTGATCGCCTTACGTTTGAGAACTTTAATCTTTCCTCGGTTGATCTGCTGGTTGAACTGACCTACGACGCTGACTTTGTGGATGTCTTCCAGGTGCGAGGTGTGGCACGCGAGGCCGAAGGTCAGTACTTTCAACCTATCATTCATGGAAACCGGTTGTCGTTTTATTATCGCGGGCGAGACGGGATTCTTCGTTATTCGGTCGTGGAGATGAGTCCCGCCCCGGATGACCTGGACGAGCACATCGCGCGTTGGGAGCTGAAACTCCCGCCCTTGAAGAAATTCAGTTTGGAAGTGACTGTAACTCCGTTTGTAGAGGGCCGAGAGAGTCGTGCCACCGGCTACGATCACGCCGCCAAGCTCCGTTTGCGGCGGCAGAAATACACCGAGTGGCGAAACGACTCAACCCACTTTGAAAGCAGCCAGGGCGTGTTCGATGCAATGCTCAACACGGCCATCGGGGATTTTCACGCGCTGCAGGTTCCCGATCGCGACCAGCGCACCATAGCCGCCGGCATACCCTGGTTTGCCACCATCTTCGGACGCGACTCGATCATTTCTTCCTATCAGGCACTTTCCTTAAATCCTCAACTTGCAACCGATACGTTGCGGGTCTTGGCACGCTATCAGGGCACAGAGTACAACGACTGGCGCGACGAGGAACCCGGCAAAATTTTGCACGAGTTTCGCAACGGAGAGCTGACCCGTTCCGGCGAGATGCCTTTCGGTCCGTATTACGGCTCGGTGGATGCCACCCCGCTGTTTCTCATCCTATTAAGCGAAACCTACAACTGGACTGCTGACGACGAGCTGGTGCGTGAGTTGCTCCCGGCAGCCTATCGTGCTCTCGACTGGATTGATCGTTACGGCGATCTCGATGGCGACGGTCTTATCGAGTATCAGCGTCGCTCACCCAAAGGCTTGTTCAACCAGGGATGGAAAGATTCCTGGGACGCTAACATGCGAGCGGACGGGTCCATTGCCAAACCGCCCATCGCACTGGTTGAAGTCCAAGGCTATGTTTATGACGCGAAGTACCGCATGGCATCTTTGCTGCGCAGTTTCGGGGACACCTCGCGGGCCGACCGCCTGAAACGCGAAGCGACTGAGATGTCCAAGCGATTGGATAAAGCCTTCTGGATGTCTGGGCAGAACTATTATGCGATGGCACTGGATTCTCAAAAAAAGCAGGTTGACGTGGTCTCCTCCAACGTCGGCCACCTGCTTTTTACTCGCGCTCTCTCCCGCGAACGGATGCGAGTGGTGGTAGAGCGGCTGATGTGTGACGACATGTTCACCGGGTGGGGCTGGCGGACCTTGTCCCGCGCGGAGCGCGTCTTTAATCCCCTCAGCTATCATCGCGGATCGGTCTGGCCGCACGACAATTCTCTAATTGCCCATGGCATGGCACTCAATGAATATCGCGGGCCTGCGCTCCGTGCTTTGACGTCATTGTTCGAGGCTGCCTTATATTTCCGGGACTATCGTCTGCCCGAACTCTTTTGCGGTGTGCAGCGCGGGGAAAATGACCAGCCTGTCCATTACCCGGTTTCCTGTTCGCCGCAGGCGTGGGCGTCGGGGGCAATGTTTCTGATTTTAAGTTCTGTTCTGGGCATTCGGCCCAGTGCTCAGCGAAGGGAATTGAACATCATCAACCCCGAGCTTCCGGAGTGGCTCGGCCAGCTCCACATTCGTCACCTGCGTGTGGGAAAGAGCAGGGTCAGCTTGGACTTTACTCGCAGTCACGACCGCACTTTCTGCAACGTTGTGGGGATCACCGGTGAGAAGCTGTTGGTGAACGTTGCCTTCAAAAAGTAG